In Pseudomonas grandcourensis, the DNA window ACTGGATCACAACGACGCGGCCTACGTCGGCACTCAAGTGGTCGGCATCGACGCCGCCAACGGGCGCTTCCTGCCTTGGTGGTTCCGCAACGACGACGGCACCCTGGGCCTGGACAAGCTGGTGGACGTCGACGACCAGAAAACCCTGTCCACCGGCGTGCGCGCCAGCGAGTACTACCTGTGCTCGAAAGAAACCAAAAAATCCTGCGTGATCGATCCGGCGCCTTATAAGGTCGGCGACAAAGTCGTTATGCTCGCCTCCTTTATTGAGCCAATCATGCTCAACGGTGCCTTCCAGGGCATCGTCGGCGCCGACCTGTCGGTGAACTTCATCCAGGAAATGCTCCTGGGCGCCAACCAGAAACTCTACAGTGGCGCCGGGGAAATGGCCCTGATCGGCGGCAATGGCCGGATCGTTGCCTACACCAAGGATCCGAGCAAATTCGGCGAGAAGGTCAGCGACATCCTCGACAGCAAACAGATCGCCAACATGGCCAATCTCAAGCGCGGCGAAGTCACCTATACCGTCGACAAGGCCCAGGGCCGGATAGAGTTGTACCTGCCGTTCGGCATCGGCCAGACCGATGCCCGCTGGACCCTGATGCTGCAGTTGCCGCTGAATGCCGTCATGGCCGACCTGCAAAAACTCCAGGCCGACCTGAACGCGCAGCGCACATCCGACACCTTCGGCATGGCCATGGTCGGCCTGGTGATTGCCGGTATCGGTTTGCTGGTGATCTGGCTGGTGGGCCACGGCATCGCCCGCCCGCTCAAGCAGATGGTGGCCATGCTCGACGATATCGCCCAGGGCGAAGGCGACCTGACCCGACGCCTGACCAGCGACCGCGCCGACGAACTGGGCTCGATCGCCAAAGGCTTCAACACTTTTCTGGCCAAGTTGCAGGCGATGATCACCCAGGTGGTGACATCGGTACAGAGCGTCAGCGATTCGTCGGAACACACCGCCGACATCGCCATCCGCACCAACACCGGCGTACACAAGCAGATGGCCGAGATCGATCAGGTGGCCACCGCCGTGCAGGAAATGACCGCCACCGCCCAGGACGTGGCGCGCAATGCGACTCAGGCTGCGCAGGCCGCCAGCCATGCCGATCAGGCCGCCAGCCAGGGCATGCAGATCGTGCGCGACACCTCGAATTCGATTGGCGCCCTCGCCGTGGAAATCGGCCGCGCCGTGGGCGTGGTGCAAACCCTGGCCAAGGACAGCGAAAACATCAACGCCATCCTCACCGCCATCCGCGGGATCGCCGAGCAGACCAACCTGCTGGCCCTGAACGCGGCCATCGAAGCCGCCCGCGCCGGTGAACAGGGCCGGGGTTTTGCCGTAGTGGCCGACGAGGTGCGCAACCTGGCGCAGAAGACGCAAAAGGCCACCGAAGAAATCCAGACCATGATCCAGCAGTTGCAACAAGGCACGCGGGATGTGGTGCGAGTCATGGAGGACAGCCAGAACCGCACGGACGAAAGCGTGCAGCACGCGGCCAAGGCTGCCGAAGCGCTGGAAACCATCACTCAGGCGGTGTCGGTGATCAACGACATGAATACCCAGATTGCCAGTGCGGCCGAAGAGCAAAGTGCGGTGGCGGACGACATCAACCGCAACGTGATCAACATCGGCCAGGTAGCCAATGAAGTGGCCGGCGGGGCGGATGAGTCGAGTGCGGCCAGTGCGGATCTGACCAGGTTGGCCGAGCAGCAGCGGCGGTTGATCAATCAGTTCAGGGTTTGATCCGAAGCCGCCCAATAACTCAACCCGGAGTGAGACACTCCGGCCCATTGAGCTTCGGATCATTCACCATGTTGGCCAGCACCCGTTCGCGCAATGCGGCAGGTTCACTGGCCAGTAAGGCTTGCAAAGCATGCAACGGCGTCTCGGGATCCAGCCACACGGCCTGCCCTGCCTCATCAAGAATCAACGGCCGCCGCTGGCTCGCCGCCGGCTGGGTAATCACCGCGGTACTCAGCCACACCTGTTCCTGAACCGGATACGCCTCCCAGATCGCCGCAAAAAACAGCGACGAGCCCTCCCCCGGTGTCAGCCAATACGGGCGCTTGCGCGTCGTACCACGCCATTCGTAGAAACCATTGGCCGGCAACAGGCAGCGGCGCTCGCGCAAGGCCTGGCGAAACATTGGCTGTTCGGCAACGGTTTCGGCGCGAGCGTGGGCCGGGGTGCGGGACAAATCGGTCAACCAGGGTGGCGTCAGGCCCCAGCGGGCACGGGCCAGCGTGCGCTGGCCGTCTGGCTCGGCCCGCAGCATCAACACCGAATCATTGGGGGAAATGTTCCACTGCGCCTGCTGGTCGGCGGGAAAACCGGGCAGCGCTGCGAAGGCGGGGTTCCAGCGAAACAGGGCATAACGTCCACACATGGGGCAACACGGCTCTTGATCAAACGAACGCCAGCCTAACAGACCAGCGTGCCGGGAAAGCTGTCCGGTTCATCGCCGGACAGCGGCAGCGCGGCATTGTACGCGGTGATCAGCTCGCGGGCGTATGCAGCCTGATCGTTCTCGACCGACAGCCCGAGCAGGCCATAGATCGGCAACTCGCCGCTGCCACCCAGCAAATCACGGCCCACCAGATGCGCCTCGATACCCTCGCTGGCGAGCATGCCTTGCAACAACTCGCCTTCCATCAGGTTTTCCGGATCGTAGATGCGCTGCATACACGCTCCTCACTCGTTTTCGCTGAACACTTCGAGATGCCATTCCTCTTCATGAACCTGCAGCACGAAGGTTATCGGCCGGCAGCACACCTGGCAGTCTTCAATATAGGTCTGATCGCCACCGGACAAATCCAGCGTCGTCTCGACTTCCTCACCACAATACGGACATTCATATTGCGTAGTTTCCAGCATCGCGGTCTCCCAGGTGACTTGTGCGTATAATCGCCGGTCTATTTGCAGGGCTATTTTTGTCTGGCTACTTTTTCAGACCGTGCCCCGCCGGTTTTCGATCAAAACCATTACTTACCCTAGCCGTTTCTAACAAGAGAGCATGATGGGCGAATTCGATGCCATCCGACCTTACGACGACAGTGA includes these proteins:
- a CDS encoding methyl-accepting chemotaxis protein, which encodes MKFKSIQFSVAALAGAIVLSVVAALVVYALFSGARTQDMVQERTQAQFEQVIEQRLTSLAQTQVSQIQRELEAPLLIAGGLVRVNALIGTPGADGQPALSLSREQLIGLIKENVVKNPKILGTYIGWEKGALDHNDAAYVGTQVVGIDAANGRFLPWWFRNDDGTLGLDKLVDVDDQKTLSTGVRASEYYLCSKETKKSCVIDPAPYKVGDKVVMLASFIEPIMLNGAFQGIVGADLSVNFIQEMLLGANQKLYSGAGEMALIGGNGRIVAYTKDPSKFGEKVSDILDSKQIANMANLKRGEVTYTVDKAQGRIELYLPFGIGQTDARWTLMLQLPLNAVMADLQKLQADLNAQRTSDTFGMAMVGLVIAGIGLLVIWLVGHGIARPLKQMVAMLDDIAQGEGDLTRRLTSDRADELGSIAKGFNTFLAKLQAMITQVVTSVQSVSDSSEHTADIAIRTNTGVHKQMAEIDQVATAVQEMTATAQDVARNATQAAQAASHADQAASQGMQIVRDTSNSIGALAVEIGRAVGVVQTLAKDSENINAILTAIRGIAEQTNLLALNAAIEAARAGEQGRGFAVVADEVRNLAQKTQKATEEIQTMIQQLQQGTRDVVRVMEDSQNRTDESVQHAAKAAEALETITQAVSVINDMNTQIASAAEEQSAVADDINRNVINIGQVANEVAGGADESSAASADLTRLAEQQRRLINQFRV
- a CDS encoding SOS response-associated peptidase, which encodes MCGRYALFRWNPAFAALPGFPADQQAQWNISPNDSVLMLRAEPDGQRTLARARWGLTPPWLTDLSRTPAHARAETVAEQPMFRQALRERRCLLPANGFYEWRGTTRKRPYWLTPGEGSSLFFAAIWEAYPVQEQVWLSTAVITQPAASQRRPLILDEAGQAVWLDPETPLHALQALLASEPAALRERVLANMVNDPKLNGPECLTPG
- a CDS encoding DUF2007 domain-containing protein; translation: MQRIYDPENLMEGELLQGMLASEGIEAHLVGRDLLGGSGELPIYGLLGLSVENDQAAYARELITAYNAALPLSGDEPDSFPGTLVC
- a CDS encoding CPXCG motif-containing cysteine-rich protein, which produces MLETTQYECPYCGEEVETTLDLSGGDQTYIEDCQVCCRPITFVLQVHEEEWHLEVFSENE